In Macadamia integrifolia cultivar HAES 741 chromosome 5, SCU_Mint_v3, whole genome shotgun sequence, a single window of DNA contains:
- the LOC122079518 gene encoding heterogeneous nuclear ribonucleoprotein Q-like: MPRAKANAAATRRPVEPEKPMEEEKPDEHEECVDLDGDNDAEETMEEEVEYEEVDEEEEVEEVEEEEVEEEEEEEEEEEEEEEEEEEEEPTVAHGSDAQSSGDEDMKATKTTKALNEDERKKHDELLALPPHGSEVYIGSIPHDASEEDLRSFCESIGEVTEVRVMKGKDSGENKGYAFVTFRTKELASKAIEELNNQELKGRKIKCSTSQAKHRLFIGNVPKSWTEEDLKNVVTEIGPGVNSVELLKDPQNSNRNRGFAFIEYYNHACAEYSRQKMSTPKFKLDNNAPTVSWADPKTADSASSSQVKAVYVKNLPKNITQDELRELFEHHGEITKIVLPPAKSGQEKSRFGFVHFAERSSAMKALKNTEKYEIDGQVLECSLAKPQADRKSDGGVNSHKAALLPTYPPHVGYGMVGGPYGALGGAGYGAAGFAQPLIYGRGPTPAGMAMMPMLLPDGRIGYVLQQPGAQPQTPPAQQRSGGRSGGSSSGGKQSSGDGGRGRRYRPY, translated from the exons ATGCCAAGGGCGAAGGCAAATGCTGCAGCAACTCGAAGGCCAGTTGAACCTGAAAAGCCAATGGAGGAAGAAAAGCCAGATGAACATGAAGAATGCGTAGACCTTGATGGAGACAATGATGCTGAGGAGACGATGGAAGAGGAGGTTGAGTATGAAGAGGTAGACGAAGAGGAGGAAGTGGAAGAGGTGGAAGAGGAGGAagtggaagaagaggaagaagaggaagaggaggaagaagaggaggaagaagaggaggaagaggaagagccTACAGTTGCTCATGGATCTGATGCACAATCAAGTGGTGACGAGGACATGAAAGCTACCAAGACTACCAAGGCATTGAATgaagatgaaaggaaaaaaCATGATGAGCTACTTGCCCTTCCTCCTCATGGTTCTGAAGTGTATATTGGTAGCATTCCTCATGATGCATCTGAAGAGGATTTGAGGAGCTTTTGTGAGTCCATTGGAGAAGTCACTGAG GTTAGGGTAATGAAAGGAAAAGATTCAGGGGAGAACAAGGGCTATGCTTTTGTGACATTCAGAACCAAAGAATTGGCTTCCAAGGCCATTGAGGAGCTGAATAACCAGGAATTGAAG ggaagaaagataaaGTGTTCAACGTCTCAAGCAAAGCATCGCTTATTCATTGGTAATGTTCCTAAAAGCTGGACGGAGGAAGATCTTAAGAATGTTGTGACAGAGATCGGTCCTGGAGTTAATTCTGTGGAGCTTCTGAAG GATCCACAGAATTCTAACCGTAACCGTGGCTTTGCTTTCATTGAATATTATAACCATGCTTGTGCTGAATATTCAAGGCAGAAGATGTCAACCCCAAAATTTAAGCTAGACAATAATGCTCCAACTGTGAGTTGGGCTGACCCTAAGACTGCTgactctgcttcttcttcacaG GTCAAGGCAGTATATGTGAAGAATTTACCCAAGAACATAACACAGGATGAGCTAAGGGAACTATTTGAACATCATGGTGAGATTACGAAGATAGTGTTGCCACCTGCAAAGTCTGGCCAGGAAAAGAGCAGATTTGGTTTTGTTCATTTTGCGGAGAGGTCAAGTGCCATGAAGGCTCTAAAGAACACAGagaaatatgaaatagatg GTCAAGTTCTGGAGTGTTCTCTTGCAAAACCACAAGCAGATCGGAAGTCTGATGGGGGAGTGAATTCACACAAGGCAGCTTTGCTTCCGACCTATCCACCTCATGTTGGTTATGGTATGGTTGGGGGTCCCTATGGTGCTCTAGGAGGAGCAGGTTATGGTGCTGCAGGATTTGCACAG CCTCTGATCTATGGTAGGGGACCTACTCCAGCTGGCATGGCTATGATGCCAATGCTTTTGCCTGATGGGCGTATTGGATATGTCCT GCAACAGCCTGGAGCACAGCCACAAACCCCTCCTGCTCAGCAGAGAAGTGGTGGCAGGAGTGGTGGAAGCTCAAGTGGGGGGAAGCAGAGCAGTGGTGATGGTGGCCGTGGGCGTAGATATCGACCATATTGA